The Castanea sativa cultivar Marrone di Chiusa Pesio chromosome 11, ASM4071231v1 genome contains a region encoding:
- the LOC142615167 gene encoding uncharacterized protein LOC142615167: MSLMGITKVVYYMDPLMSKNLLQKFPDKSSAFDFNYSQSSIWSPLVPRLHSAIDLDFEYFGFVTPKRKSLGSKSKIKKVTSNIKKKLKVAANLVKSKAKHNNNIKTKASDFSPSPLKPTTKACWTKALKAGSKNFKKTRKDPTAHVKLYTYLMSENI; this comes from the exons ATGTCTCTCATGGGCATTACCAAAGTGGTTTACTACATGGATCCATTGATGTCAAAAAATCTGCTTCAAAAATTTCCTGACAAGTCTTCTGCTTTCGACTTCAACTACTCTCAGAGTTCTATCTGGTCCCCTTTGGTTCCTCGGCTTCACAgtgccattgatttggattttgaatACTTTGGTTTCGTGACACCAAAGAGAAAATCACTTGGCAGCAAAAGCAAGATCAAGAAAGTCACTTCTAACATCAAGAAGAAACTCAAAGTTGCTGCCAATCTTGTGAAGTCCAAGGCCAAgcacaacaacaacatcaaaaccAAGGCTTCTGACTTCTCCCCATCTCCTCTCAAACCCACAACAAAg GCTTGTTGGACTAAGGCACTGAAAGCTGGCtctaaaaatttcaagaaaacgAGGAAAGATCCCACGGCCCATGTGAAGCTCTATACCTATTTGATGAGCGAAAATATTTAA